Proteins encoded in a region of the Neodiprion lecontei isolate iyNeoLeco1 chromosome 5, iyNeoLeco1.1, whole genome shotgun sequence genome:
- the LOC124294491 gene encoding uncharacterized protein LOC124294491 has product MAPTIKRTPVKTRSRITNKPRRSEPDISKAGNSQIRNNTGEMEGELERLKEEMASFAGLRNAIEQLQAQQATNAQLANEVALLKLQNEQQRQALQQIQNPVQQPVTNNDQISVKMCEGRV; this is encoded by the exons ATGGCACCAACGATTAAAAGAACACCTGTTAAAACTAGGTCAAGGATCACAAATAAACCAAGGAGGTCAGAACCTGACATATCAAAAGCAGGCAATAgtcaaatacgaaataatacaGGCGAGATGGAGGGAGAACTGGAGCGTTTGAAGGAGGAAATGGCGAGTTTCGCGGGTTTACGAAATGCGATTGAACAGCTACAGGCACAACAAGCAACTAACGCACAGCTGGCAAACGAAGTCGCATTGTTGAAGCTCCAGAACGAACAACAAAGACAGGCTCTTCAACAGATACAGAATCCAGTTCAACAACCAGTTACCAATAACGATCAAATATCG gttAAAATGTGTGAAGGAAGAGTGTAA